The following are encoded together in the Daucus carota subsp. sativus chromosome 5, DH1 v3.0, whole genome shotgun sequence genome:
- the LOC108219911 gene encoding U-box domain-containing protein 9, whose amino-acid sequence MAKTGVLLEVDPGVVAKATELKREIQRLVKTIVEETDDELLSLGAIDQTHQLLSALKDLKLRKTLSFNVMHQKEGEKIESLSDFPQEFRCPISKKLMCDPVIVSTGQTYDRRFIQKWLNSGNRTCPQTQQVLSHAFLTPNSLIRDMISKWCKSHGIQLPESNQDSSDDGLTKSDRDHFISLLEKMSLSLSDQKKAARELRLLTKRSPSFRALFGESVDAIPKLLHPLSQNKSKIEAHFDLQEDLITTVLNLSIHDNNKKLVAETPMVIPLLLDALRSGTIETRSNAAAALFTLSALDSNKSLIGKSGALKPLIDLLEDGHPLAMRDVASAIFNLCILHENKMRAVRGGAVRVILNKLLNRVRVDELLAILAMLSTNQKAVEELGELEAVSCLLGIARENSCARNTENCVAILHTICFNDRTKWREIREEENTHGTISQIAQNGTSRAKRKASGILERVNRAMNITHTA is encoded by the exons ATGGCTAAAACAGGGGTGTTGTTAGAGGTTGATCCAGGAGTAGTAGCCAAGGCAACTGAGTTGAAAAGAGAGATACAGAGGCTTGTGAAGACAATTGTTGAAGAAACTGATGATGAGTTGCTTAGTTTAGGAGCTATTGATCAGACCCATCAGCTGCTTTCTGCATTGAAAGATTTGAAGTTGAGGAAAACATTGTCTTTTAATGTAATGCATCAGAaagaaggtgaaaagattgaGTCTTTGAGTGATTTTCCTCAGGAATTCAGGTGCCCAATTTCCAAGAAACTCATGTGTGATCCTGTTATTGTGTCTACTGGTCAG ACGTATGACAGACGTTTTATCCAGAAATGGCTCAACTCAGGTAACAGGACATGCCCTCAAACTCAGCAAGTTCTGAGTCACGCTTTTCTTACACCTAATAGCTTAATTCGGGATATGATATCAAAATGGTGCAAGAGCCATGGAATTCAGTTGCCAGAGTCTAACCAGGACTCCAGTGATGATGGATTAACAAAATCAGACCGGGATCATTTCATCTCTTTGCTTGAGAAGATGTCTTTATCATTGTCAGATCAAAAGAAAGCTGCTAGGGAATTACGATTGTTGACCAAGAGATCGCCTTCATTCCGTGCACTTTTTGGTGAATCTGTTGATGCCATTCCTAAATTACTCCATCCTCTCTCCCAAAACAAGTCAAAAATCGAAGCTCACTTTGATCTCCAAGAAGACTTGATTACTACAGTTTTGAATCTTTCGATCCACGACAACAACAAGAAGCTAGTTGCAGAAACACCAATGGTTATTCCTCTCCTCCTGGATGCATTGAGATCGGGAACAATTGAAACAAGGAGCAATGCAGCTGCTGCTCTTTTTACATTATCAGCTCTCGACTCTAATAAATCACTTATTGGAAAATCCGGTGCTCTAAAACCACTCATCGATCTTTTAGAAGATGGACACCCGTTAGCTATGAGGGATGTTGCATCAGCCATTTTCAACCTCTGCATTCttcatgaaaataaaatgagGGCTGTGAGGGGAGGTGCAGTGAGAGTGATCCTCAATAAACTCTTGAATAGGGTACGTGTGGATGAGTTATTAGCCATTCTTGCCATgctttcaaccaatcaaaaGGCTGTGGAAGAATTAGGAGAACTTGAAGCTGTTTCGTGCCTGCTTGGTATTGCTAGAGAGAATTCTTGTGCTCGGAACACTGAAAATTGCGTAGCAATTCTCCATACTATATGTTTTAATGACAGGACCAAATGGAGGGAAATTCGAGAAGAAGAAAATACACATGGTACAATATCTCAGATTGCTCAAAACGGAACCTCTAGGGCCAAGAGGAAGGCTAGTGGCATTCTTGAGAGAGTTAATAGAGCCATGAATATCACACATACTGCATGA